One Pempheris klunzingeri isolate RE-2024b chromosome 22, fPemKlu1.hap1, whole genome shotgun sequence DNA segment encodes these proteins:
- the LOC139222036 gene encoding interferon gamma-like — protein MMVAAARAVVCLSLWLSVCQVRGSHIPVRMNRTIQNLLQYYTITPKERFDGKPVFSREPLSGRTEVKMIFMGAVLETYEKLIGQMLKNLPTASPQTVGSTDRPGTAGVAEGETVKDVRTELSYVLKRVQDLRRQDYQEEEKVLQGLLSLKHIKMDNAVIQSKALWELPWLYEEASSLPNTIRMQKQMRRRRRHARRVKNHPRA, from the exons ATGATGGTTGCCGCGGCAAGGGcagtggtctgtctgtctctctggttGTCTGTATGTCAGGTCAGAGGCTCCCACATCCCTGTGAGGATGAACCGGACCATCCAGAACCTCCTGCAGTACTAC ACTATTACACCTAAAGAGAGATTTGATGGGAAGCCCGTCTTCTCCAGAGAACCACTGTCTGGTAGAACAGAG GTGAAGATGATATTCATGGGCGCCGTGTTGGAGACGTACGAAAAGCTGATTGGCCAGATGTTGAAGAACCTGCCCACCGCCAGTCCTCAGACAGTCGGGAGCACCGACCGTCCCGGCACCGCCGGTGTCGCTGAGGGGGAAACAGTCAAAGACGTGAGGACGGAGCTGAGCTACGTCTTGAAGAGGGTCCAGGACCTGAGGAGACAAGACtaccaggaggaggagaaggttcTTCAGGGACTGCTTTCTCTCAAACACATcaag ATGGATAACGCTGTCATCCAGAGCAAAGCATTGTGGGAGCTGCCTTGGCTGTACGAGGAGGCGAGCTCTTTGCCCAACACCATCAGGATGCAGAAGCAGatgcggcggcggcggcggcatgCACGCAGGGTCAAAAATCACCCGAGAGCCTAA